TTGTTCTTTTCGAGAAAATCCACCGGCGCCCATTTGAAATTTGCATTGCTTTTGCTGATGCGTTTGCACGTCTCGAAAACGGTGCTGAGCGTGACCGGGTTGCTGGTCGCATTGAATGTGCCCGAGACGTTTTGATCGATGAGTTTGATGATGAAATCAGCAAGGTCGCGCGCATCGATGAATTGGGTCATGGCGGAGGGATTATCGGGAACGAGAACGTCGCCGCCTTTGGCAATGCGCAGGGGCCAATAAGTGAAGCGGTCTGTTGGGTCATGCGGACCGACGATCAGGCCCGGGCGGATGATGAGCGAACGCGGACCATACACATCCTGCACGACTTTTTCACACAAAGCTTTCAGGGATCCGTAGGTTTCGCCGGTGATCTCTTCCAGGCTTTCATCGGCAAGCGTTCCCACGGCATCACTTTCTTTGATGCCGATCTTTTTGAAACTGGCATAAACCGAAATACTGGATATATAAACATACCGACCGACTTTTTCTTTCAATGCTTCGGCGGATAAGCGGACAATTCGTGGAAGGTATCCACACGTATCAATGACCGCATCCCACTCCGCCGTGAGTTGGTCCAGATCTTTTTCCCGGTCTCCCTGTATGGCTTTGACTCTTCGAAACAACCCGGGATTGCTTTTGCCGCGGTTGAAAAGAGTCACTTCATGTCCGCGCGCGCGGGCGGAGTTGACAAGATGCCGTCCGACGAAACGCGTCCCGCCGATGATGAGAATTTTCATGCATTCACCTTTTTAAGAACGGCTTCGGTGGCTTTGGCTTCTTCGCCTTCGGGTGTGATGTTGAAGGCGGTGATGACCAGTTCGTTCAACCTCAATTCCACTTCGGTGCGCCAGCCCCAGTCCGGTCCACCGGTGGGATCAGGGTAGGAACCGAGGACGAAGAATCCATTCTCTTTTGCATTGCCTTCGCAGAACATGATGGCGGTATTGTTATGGAACGAGTCCACCCACGAGGCTTCGTAGCGTTCGAGCGTGGTGTTGTACCCGAAAGTGAACATGCCGTGCTGCGGCTCACCCTCGATGGTGGATTGGTAGAGAAATAATGCAAAGCGTCCG
This portion of the Anaerolineales bacterium genome encodes:
- a CDS encoding NAD-dependent epimerase/dehydratase family protein; its protein translation is MKILIIGGTRFVGRHLVNSARARGHEVTLFNRGKSNPGLFRRVKAIQGDREKDLDQLTAEWDAVIDTCGYLPRIVRLSAEALKEKVGRYVYISSISVYASFKKIGIKESDAVGTLADESLEEITGETYGSLKALCEKVVQDVYGPRSLIIRPGLIVGPHDPTDRFTYWPLRIAKGGDVLVPDNPSAMTQFIDARDLADFIIKLIDQNVSGTFNATSNPVTLSTVFETCKRISKSNANFKWAPVDFLEKNNVAPWSDMPIWIPEVGDDAGVSQVDISKAVNAGLTFTPLAQTIKDIYDWEFERPEGYELKAGLKRDRENELLELLRVQ
- a CDS encoding DUF1579 domain-containing protein — translated: MTFEKSTGSPHHFLAQLAGNWKGTSKLWLEPGKLANEAPIVGTIQLVLDGRFALFLYQSTIEGEPQHGMFTFGYNTTLERYEASWVDSFHNNTAIMFCEGNAKENGFFVLGSYPDPTGGPDWGWRTEVELRLNELVITAFNITPEGEEAKATEAVLKKVNA